The proteins below come from a single Piscinibacter gummiphilus genomic window:
- a CDS encoding sensor histidine kinase, which translates to MIRIAFALLGLCLALCATAAPSAEAVITLDRAQATLRPDGLPPREGEVDLARRWDIDFPGRDGSATYRLALPPRTHDEPMALLFSRVGNQVLVQVNGVTVQRLGTLGEPVFNAAKTPYLVSVPAALLRADRANELRVDVTIQRQRWGGLSLVLYGTQAAVEPMYAEQRRWRHFSSVIFAVSLTVMGGLAGVLWWRQRDALYGCFSAAAFLGVVRNLDQVWADVPMWWPLWGAIAAVAYVCHLALICRFALLALGAAPAWTGRAIYIAMGLASALSIASFALAMPMLYTLGLAVLVPVGLTTLSIIVRAALQGRGRFGWLLVVAAVIAVGAGIYDLSFVRFSHSTGLRNNLTPHAIFLFVLIMAGLVAERYSRSVADYRALNANLAQRVAEREQQLHQAFGDLQKQQQEQAVLTERQRIMREIHDGVGSQLVGLLSMVGQRNTDPAVLEEHVKQALDEMRMAVDSLQPVHGDLVAVLATLRYRLQPRLAAAGVQVRWDVSQLPTLPQLSPQSVLQVQRILLEGFTNVLKHARASEVTVQAQVVDANGGEVIQLSLTDNGVGLPAQREGAGHGVANMQSRAASIGASLRVEQGPGGGTSVVLHWPMQAAGKA; encoded by the coding sequence ATGATCCGCATCGCGTTTGCGTTGCTGGGCCTGTGCTTGGCGCTGTGCGCCACGGCGGCACCAAGCGCCGAGGCGGTGATCACGCTGGACCGCGCCCAGGCCACACTGCGCCCCGACGGGCTGCCGCCACGCGAGGGCGAGGTCGACCTCGCGCGCCGCTGGGACATCGACTTCCCCGGCCGTGACGGCAGCGCCACCTATCGCCTCGCCTTGCCACCGCGCACACACGACGAGCCGATGGCGCTGCTCTTCTCGCGGGTGGGCAACCAGGTGCTGGTGCAGGTCAACGGCGTGACGGTGCAGCGCCTCGGCACGCTTGGCGAGCCGGTGTTCAATGCGGCGAAGACGCCGTACCTGGTGAGCGTGCCGGCGGCCCTGCTGCGCGCCGATAGGGCGAACGAACTGCGGGTCGACGTGACCATCCAGCGCCAGCGGTGGGGCGGGCTCTCGCTCGTGCTCTACGGCACGCAGGCGGCGGTGGAGCCGATGTATGCCGAGCAGCGCCGCTGGCGGCATTTCTCGTCGGTCATCTTTGCGGTGAGCCTCACCGTGATGGGCGGCCTGGCCGGTGTGCTGTGGTGGCGCCAGCGCGATGCGCTCTACGGCTGCTTCAGTGCCGCGGCCTTTCTGGGTGTGGTGCGCAACCTCGACCAGGTCTGGGCCGACGTGCCGATGTGGTGGCCCCTGTGGGGCGCCATCGCTGCGGTGGCGTATGTGTGCCACCTGGCGCTGATCTGCCGCTTCGCGCTGCTCGCGCTGGGCGCGGCGCCGGCCTGGACGGGGCGTGCTATCTACATCGCGATGGGGTTGGCGTCGGCGCTGTCGATCGCGTCGTTCGCCCTCGCGATGCCGATGCTCTACACCCTGGGGCTCGCCGTGCTCGTCCCCGTCGGGCTGACCACGCTGTCGATCATCGTGCGGGCCGCTTTGCAAGGGCGAGGTCGTTTCGGCTGGCTGCTCGTGGTGGCGGCCGTCATCGCGGTGGGGGCCGGCATCTATGACCTGAGCTTCGTGCGCTTCAGCCACTCGACCGGGCTGCGCAACAACCTCACGCCGCACGCGATCTTTCTCTTCGTGCTGATCATGGCCGGCTTGGTAGCCGAGCGCTACAGCCGCTCCGTGGCTGACTACCGCGCACTCAATGCAAACCTTGCCCAGCGCGTGGCCGAGCGCGAGCAGCAATTGCACCAAGCCTTCGGCGATCTGCAGAAGCAGCAGCAGGAGCAGGCGGTGCTCACCGAACGCCAGCGCATCATGCGGGAGATCCACGACGGCGTCGGCTCGCAGCTGGTCGGTCTGTTGAGCATGGTCGGCCAACGCAACACCGACCCGGCAGTGCTCGAAGAGCATGTGAAGCAGGCGCTCGATGAGATGCGCATGGCCGTCGACTCGCTGCAGCCGGTGCACGGCGATCTGGTGGCCGTGTTGGCCACGCTGCGCTACCGACTGCAGCCGCGCTTGGCGGCCGCCGGCGTGCAAGTGCGGTGGGATGTGTCGCAGCTGCCGACCTTGCCCCAGCTGTCTCCGCAATCGGTGCTGCAGGTACAGCGCATCCTGCTCGAAGGGTTCACGAATGTCCTCAAGCACGCTCGCGCAAGCGAGGTGACCGTCCAAGCCCAGGTGGTCGATGCCAACGGTGGCGAGGTGATCCAGCTCTCGCTGACCGATAACGGCGTGGGCCTGCCGGCGCAGCGTGAAGGTGCAGGGCACGGCGTGGCCAACATGCAGTCGCGCGCGGCGAGCATCGGGGCGTCGCTTCGGGTGGAGCAGGGGCCGGGAGGCGGGACGTCCGTGGTGCTGCACTGGCCGATGCAGGCGGCCGGCAAGGCCTGA
- a CDS encoding response regulator transcription factor — MDPITVALVEDDARVRERFQRVIAAEPTLRLLHAAGTAQELLAWFAENAVDVLLVDLGLPDTPGLEVIRQARRMQPACAVMVITMFADEANMLQAFEAGAGGYLLKDGTESDLAAHVLSLHGGGSPMSPIIARQLLVRWQASAPPTAPRVGAPVALSKRESEVLDLIARGFIYPEIAQQMGLSVSTIQTHVRNIYGKLDVHNKTEAVFEARQLGLLRS; from the coding sequence ATGGACCCCATCACCGTAGCCCTGGTCGAAGACGATGCCCGCGTGCGCGAGCGCTTCCAGCGCGTCATCGCCGCCGAGCCCACGTTGCGCCTGCTGCACGCGGCTGGCACCGCGCAGGAGCTGCTCGCCTGGTTCGCCGAAAACGCGGTCGACGTGCTGCTCGTCGACCTGGGCCTGCCCGACACGCCCGGCCTCGAAGTGATCCGCCAGGCGCGGCGCATGCAGCCGGCGTGCGCGGTGATGGTGATCACGATGTTTGCCGACGAGGCCAACATGCTCCAGGCCTTCGAGGCGGGCGCGGGCGGCTATCTGCTGAAAGACGGCACCGAGTCCGACCTGGCCGCCCATGTGCTGAGCCTGCACGGTGGCGGCTCGCCGATGTCGCCCATCATCGCGCGGCAGCTGCTGGTGCGCTGGCAGGCGAGCGCACCGCCGACGGCGCCGCGAGTGGGCGCGCCCGTCGCCTTGTCGAAGCGCGAATCGGAAGTGCTCGACCTCATCGCCCGCGGTTTCATCTACCCCGAGATCGCGCAACAGATGGGCCTGTCGGTCAGCACCATCCAGACCCACGTGCGCAACATCTACGGCAAGCTCGACGTGCACAACAAGACCGAGGCCGTGTTCGAAGCGCGGCAGCTGGGGCTCCTGCGCAGCTGA
- a CDS encoding carboxymuconolactone decarboxylase family protein, with translation MTVAMARVAPATPPFPPEVQGALDRIMPPGMPPLVLFTTLARDPRLFGKFFAGSLLDRGHLTLRQRELVIHRTTALCGSEYEWGVHVRGFAAKAGLDAAQLASTVHGSADDPCWSDEDRLLIRLCDALHGGCDVDDALWAALSARFGEPACLELLLLCGFYRTVAYLTNALRLPLEAGAARFPEA, from the coding sequence ATGACTGTCGCCATGGCCCGCGTCGCCCCGGCAACGCCGCCCTTTCCGCCCGAGGTGCAGGGCGCCCTCGACCGGATCATGCCGCCCGGCATGCCGCCGCTCGTGCTCTTCACCACGCTGGCGCGTGACCCGCGGCTGTTCGGCAAATTCTTCGCCGGCAGCCTGCTCGACCGGGGCCACCTCACGCTGCGCCAGCGCGAGCTCGTCATCCACCGCACCACGGCGTTGTGCGGCTCGGAGTACGAGTGGGGCGTGCATGTGCGTGGCTTCGCCGCCAAGGCGGGGCTCGACGCCGCCCAGCTCGCCTCGACCGTGCACGGGAGCGCCGACGACCCGTGCTGGAGCGACGAAGACCGGCTGCTGATCCGCCTGTGCGACGCATTGCACGGCGGATGCGATGTCGACGACGCGCTGTGGGCCGCGCTGAGCGCTCGCTTCGGAGAGCCGGCCTGCCTGGAGCTTCTGCTGCTGTGCGGCTTCTACCGCACCGTCGCCTACCTCACCAACGCGCTGCGCCTGCCGCTGGAGGCCGGTGCCGCGCGCTTCCCCGAAGCGTAG
- a CDS encoding SDR family oxidoreductase gives MKALQDKVALVTGASSGIGHATARLFAREGAKLVVAARRQAELNALVDRIVTDGGEAVALAGDVRDEAYAQALVELAVQRYGGLDIAFNNAGTLGEVAPMPQITREAWQHTLDANLTSAFLGARHQVPAMVKRGGGSLIFTSSFVGHTVGFPGMAAYAAAKAGLIALAQVTAAEFGAQRVRANALLPGGTDTPMAAPLVGTPEARAALSSLFALKRIAAPEEIAQAALFLASDASSFVTGTALLADGGVSINRS, from the coding sequence ATGAAGGCATTGCAAGACAAGGTGGCGCTCGTGACCGGCGCAAGCTCGGGCATCGGCCATGCGACAGCGCGGCTCTTCGCCCGCGAAGGCGCGAAGCTCGTGGTGGCGGCACGGCGGCAGGCCGAGCTGAACGCGCTGGTCGACCGCATCGTGACCGATGGCGGCGAGGCGGTGGCGCTGGCGGGCGACGTGCGCGACGAGGCCTATGCGCAGGCCCTCGTCGAGCTGGCGGTGCAACGTTATGGCGGGCTCGACATTGCGTTCAACAACGCCGGCACGCTGGGCGAGGTGGCCCCGATGCCGCAGATCACGCGCGAGGCGTGGCAGCACACGCTCGATGCCAATCTCACCAGCGCCTTTCTCGGTGCGCGGCACCAGGTGCCTGCGATGGTGAAGCGCGGGGGCGGCTCGCTGATCTTCACGTCGAGCTTCGTCGGCCACACCGTCGGCTTCCCCGGCATGGCGGCGTATGCGGCGGCCAAGGCGGGGCTGATCGCGCTGGCGCAGGTCACGGCGGCGGAGTTCGGTGCGCAGCGAGTTCGCGCCAACGCGCTGCTGCCCGGCGGCACCGACACGCCGATGGCCGCGCCGCTCGTCGGCACGCCGGAAGCGCGCGCGGCGCTGTCGAGTCTCTTCGCACTCAAGCGCATCGCCGCGCCGGAAGAGATTGCGCAGGCAGCACTTTTCCTCGCGAGCGATGCGTCGTCGTTCGTGACCGGCACGGCCCTGTTGGCCGATGGCGGGGTGTCGATCAACCGCAGCTGA
- a CDS encoding DNA glycosylase AlkZ-like family protein gives MPATITIDDLRRYAVARTLFAPTTLARAIQKLGFVQADPIRAPARAQDLTLRHRVKGYVAGDLERRYARLPIEEDCLVNYGFLPREHLALMHPRVAAHPWKPTTKRQANEVLAFVRERGQVHPREVDEHFAHGRVTNYWGGSSSASTKLLDGMHYRGLLRVARRENGTRIYEVAAHPQGDESPAGRTLRAAALIELIVRKYAPLPAASLTYLTRLLGYGAPHLKTQTQTAMRLAREHLASLQLDGTTWYWPADENPRSARHAPDNEVRLLAPFDPIVWDRRRFELLWGWTYKFEAYTPAAQRRLGYYALPLLWGERVVGWGTLAVADAQLSHTLGFAAKPPRDAGFRRELEAELARMRSFLRLEG, from the coding sequence ATGCCCGCCACGATCACCATCGACGACCTGCGCCGCTACGCCGTCGCCCGCACGCTCTTTGCGCCCACCACGCTCGCGCGGGCCATCCAGAAACTCGGCTTCGTGCAGGCCGACCCGATCCGTGCGCCGGCTCGCGCGCAAGACCTCACGCTGCGCCACCGTGTGAAGGGCTACGTCGCCGGGGATCTCGAGCGCCGCTATGCACGCCTGCCGATCGAGGAGGACTGCCTCGTCAACTACGGCTTCCTGCCGCGCGAGCACTTGGCGTTGATGCACCCGCGCGTGGCCGCGCACCCGTGGAAGCCGACGACGAAACGCCAGGCCAACGAGGTGCTGGCCTTCGTGCGCGAGCGTGGCCAGGTGCACCCGCGCGAGGTCGACGAGCATTTCGCCCACGGCCGCGTCACCAACTACTGGGGCGGCTCGTCGAGCGCGAGCACCAAGCTGCTCGACGGCATGCACTACCGCGGCCTGCTGCGTGTGGCGCGGCGCGAGAACGGCACCCGCATCTACGAGGTGGCCGCGCATCCGCAAGGCGACGAGAGTCCGGCCGGCCGCACGCTGCGCGCCGCCGCGCTGATCGAGCTCATCGTGCGCAAGTACGCCCCGTTGCCGGCCGCGAGCCTCACCTACCTCACGCGGCTGCTCGGCTACGGTGCGCCTCATCTGAAGACGCAGACGCAAACCGCGATGCGCCTCGCACGCGAGCACCTCGCGAGCCTGCAGCTCGACGGCACCACCTGGTACTGGCCGGCCGACGAGAACCCGCGCTCGGCCCGCCATGCGCCCGACAACGAAGTGCGTCTGCTCGCCCCTTTCGACCCCATCGTGTGGGACCGCCGCCGCTTCGAGCTGCTGTGGGGCTGGACGTACAAGTTCGAGGCTTACACCCCCGCGGCTCAGCGCCGGCTCGGTTACTACGCGCTGCCGCTGCTGTGGGGCGAGCGGGTCGTCGGATGGGGCACCTTGGCCGTGGCCGATGCACAGCTGTCGCACACGCTCGGCTTCGCCGCCAAGCCTCCGCGCGACGCCGGCTTCCGCCGCGAGCTGGAGGCTGAACTCGCGCGCATGCGCAGCTTCCTTCGCCTCGAAGGCTGA
- a CDS encoding MBL fold metallo-hydrolase: MSLDSTSVDLQAHPALAGITVFERGWLSSNNVLIHARGDEPGAVLVDSGHVSHAAQTEALVRHALQGRPLARIVNTHLHSDHCGGNAALQRAFGAEVLTPPGHADAVRRWDEETLSYAPTGQHCERFELHGTLVPGEPVRAGGRQFEVIAAPGHDPESVVLFDAASGLLISADALWENGFGVVFPELEGESAFDDVATVLDMIERLPVSVVVPGHGRPFTDVPAALARARTRLASFVNDPQRHARYAAKVLISFHLMEVRGQTLPELVEWVERTRYFASVWQSSGQAESRSPAAWGELLASELVASGAARRVGERIEPA, from the coding sequence ATGAGCCTCGACTCGACCTCTGTCGACCTGCAAGCGCATCCGGCCCTGGCCGGCATCACGGTCTTCGAGCGCGGCTGGCTGTCGTCGAACAACGTGCTCATCCACGCGCGTGGCGACGAGCCGGGCGCCGTGCTGGTGGACAGCGGCCACGTCTCGCATGCGGCGCAGACCGAAGCGCTGGTGCGCCACGCGCTGCAGGGCCGGCCGCTGGCGCGCATCGTCAACACGCACCTGCACTCCGACCACTGTGGCGGCAACGCGGCGCTGCAGCGGGCCTTCGGGGCTGAGGTGCTCACGCCGCCCGGCCATGCCGACGCGGTGCGCCGCTGGGACGAAGAAACCTTGAGCTATGCCCCCACCGGCCAGCACTGCGAGCGCTTCGAGCTGCACGGCACGCTCGTGCCGGGCGAGCCGGTGCGGGCGGGCGGGCGGCAATTCGAGGTGATTGCCGCCCCGGGGCACGACCCGGAGTCGGTGGTGCTCTTCGACGCCGCGTCGGGCCTGCTGATCTCGGCCGATGCCTTGTGGGAGAACGGCTTCGGCGTGGTCTTCCCCGAGCTGGAAGGCGAGTCGGCGTTCGACGACGTGGCCACGGTGCTCGACATGATCGAACGCCTGCCCGTGTCCGTCGTGGTGCCGGGCCACGGCCGGCCCTTCACCGACGTGCCTGCGGCGCTTGCGCGCGCCCGCACGCGGCTCGCCTCGTTCGTCAACGACCCGCAGCGGCACGCGCGTTATGCGGCGAAGGTCCTGATCAGCTTCCACTTGATGGAAGTGCGCGGGCAGACGCTGCCTGAGCTTGTCGAGTGGGTGGAACGCACGCGCTACTTCGCGAGCGTCTGGCAGAGTTCCGGGCAGGCCGAGTCGAGATCGCCCGCTGCCTGGGGCGAGCTGCTGGCGTCGGAGTTGGTGGCCAGTGGCGCCGCACGCCGCGTCGGCGAGCGCATCGAACCTGCATGA
- a CDS encoding YbfB/YjiJ family MFS transporter: MQTRPLAPLAIAAALALGAAVSLGLARFSYALLLPPMRADLAWSYLTAGAMNTANAAGYLLGALLMPRALARWGARPLLIAGSVSAAALLAAHGLGRGDAVLYMLRLLTGVASAATFVSGGLLAARLTGAPAGLVLGIYYGGTGAGIIASALLVPPLVALPDGHGWRWAWVALGAVALFATAIAARATRGLTTTVASSARHAPFRWASLGFGLASYFLFGLGYIGYMTFVVTLLREQQMSHGVVTLFYGLLGVGVIASSFLWAGLLQRHRSGRPMAVLNAILAVATVLPVLSTHVLAVFASGVLFGGVFLSVVASTTALVRHNLAAAAWPAGIAAFTIVFAAGQIVGPSLVGWLADGAGGLRAGLAVSAGVLALGVVLAACQRALPLPEHHP, encoded by the coding sequence ATGCAGACCCGCCCCTTGGCACCCCTGGCCATCGCCGCCGCGCTGGCGCTGGGCGCGGCGGTGTCGCTGGGCCTGGCGCGCTTCTCCTATGCGCTGCTGCTGCCGCCGATGCGCGCCGACCTCGCCTGGAGCTACCTCACCGCGGGGGCGATGAACACTGCCAACGCGGCCGGCTACCTGCTGGGCGCGCTGCTGATGCCACGCGCGCTGGCCCGCTGGGGCGCACGGCCGCTGTTGATCGCGGGCAGTGTGTCGGCTGCTGCTCTGCTCGCCGCGCACGGCCTCGGCCGTGGCGACGCCGTGCTGTACATGTTGCGGCTGTTGACCGGCGTGGCCAGCGCGGCGACCTTCGTCTCGGGTGGCCTGCTCGCAGCGCGCCTGACCGGCGCGCCCGCGGGCCTCGTGCTCGGCATCTACTACGGCGGCACCGGCGCCGGCATCATCGCCTCGGCCCTGCTCGTGCCGCCGCTGGTGGCACTGCCCGACGGGCACGGCTGGCGCTGGGCCTGGGTGGCGCTCGGCGCGGTGGCGTTGTTCGCCACCGCCATCGCCGCGCGCGCCACGCGAGGCCTCACGACGACAGTGGCATCGTCGGCCCGGCACGCACCGTTTCGATGGGCGAGCCTCGGCTTCGGCTTGGCGTCGTACTTCCTCTTCGGCCTCGGCTACATCGGCTACATGACCTTCGTGGTCACGCTGCTGCGCGAGCAGCAGATGAGCCACGGCGTCGTCACGCTCTTTTACGGCCTGCTCGGCGTGGGCGTGATCGCGTCGTCGTTCCTCTGGGCCGGGCTGCTGCAACGGCACCGCAGCGGGCGCCCGATGGCGGTGCTCAATGCGATCCTCGCCGTGGCCACGGTGCTGCCGGTGCTGAGCACGCACGTGCTGGCGGTGTTCGCCTCGGGGGTGCTCTTCGGCGGGGTGTTCCTCTCAGTGGTGGCGTCGACCACCGCGCTCGTGCGGCACAACCTCGCTGCGGCCGCGTGGCCGGCCGGCATAGCCGCCTTCACCATCGTCTTCGCCGCTGGGCAGATCGTGGGCCCGAGCCTCGTGGGCTGGCTGGCCGACGGGGCCGGTGGCCTGCGCGCGGGCCTGGCCGTCTCGGCAGGCGTGCTGGCGCTCGGTGTCGTGCTGGCCGCGTGCCAGCGGGCACTGCCCTTGCCGGAGCATCATCCATGA
- a CDS encoding HAD-IIB family hydrolase: MNPIPSRPWPELPAERARSVLGVLTDIDDTLTTTGAITADALRALHDLQAAGIPVIAITGRPMGWSEPFARQWPIAAIVAENGAVALFREGPELRIEYAQDAATREHNTRRLREVAARVLREVPGATLAQDSAGRVTDIAVDHSEFAQLDPPRIEQVVALMQEEGMTATVSSIHINGWFGEHTKLSGARWIVQRLLQRDLDPEHERWVYVGDSTNDQLMFAHFPLSVGVANLVHFRDQLHTWPAYLTVGERGQGFAQVAQALLAAR, from the coding sequence ATGAACCCCATTCCTTCCCGCCCCTGGCCCGAGCTGCCCGCGGAGCGGGCCCGCTCGGTGCTGGGTGTGCTGACCGACATCGACGACACGCTCACCACCACAGGCGCCATCACGGCCGATGCCCTGCGCGCACTGCACGACCTGCAGGCCGCCGGCATCCCGGTCATCGCCATCACCGGCCGGCCGATGGGCTGGAGCGAGCCCTTCGCGCGCCAGTGGCCGATCGCCGCCATCGTGGCCGAGAACGGCGCGGTGGCGCTCTTTCGCGAAGGCCCCGAGCTGCGCATCGAATACGCCCAAGACGCCGCCACACGCGAGCACAACACGCGCCGCCTGCGCGAGGTGGCCGCGCGCGTGCTGCGCGAGGTGCCGGGAGCCACGCTCGCGCAAGACAGCGCCGGTCGTGTCACCGACATCGCCGTCGACCACAGCGAGTTCGCGCAGCTCGACCCGCCGCGCATCGAGCAGGTGGTGGCGCTGATGCAGGAAGAGGGCATGACGGCCACCGTGAGTTCGATCCACATCAACGGCTGGTTCGGCGAGCACACCAAGCTGTCGGGGGCACGCTGGATCGTGCAGCGGCTCCTGCAGCGCGATCTCGACCCCGAGCACGAGCGCTGGGTCTACGTGGGCGACTCCACCAACGACCAGCTGATGTTTGCCCACTTCCCCCTGAGCGTGGGCGTGGCCAACCTCGTGCACTTCCGCGATCAGCTGCACACCTGGCCGGCCTATCTCACGGTGGGCGAGCGTGGGCAAGGGTTTGCGCAAGTGGCGCAGGCGCTGCTCGCGGCCCGTTGA
- a CDS encoding TetR/AcrR family transcriptional regulator translates to MKTGVSPVPMKDRILEAADRLFYGQGIQAVGVDAVANEAGISKRTLYKHYPSKDELVAAYLSRRTGQAITAEGTPVQQILGLFDGLEKWFGNQRFRGCAFVNAVAELSGERQHPAVAVASGHKARRLAQVVELLRELAVDGPERLAEQIVVLFEGAVAVSMVRGGDPQVAVSAREAATVLLRNAGVAVDREPDRDGRDLAR, encoded by the coding sequence ATGAAAACCGGCGTGTCGCCGGTGCCGATGAAAGACCGCATCCTGGAGGCGGCCGACCGGCTGTTCTACGGCCAGGGCATCCAGGCGGTCGGCGTCGACGCGGTGGCGAACGAAGCCGGCATCAGCAAACGCACGCTCTACAAGCATTACCCGAGCAAGGACGAGCTGGTGGCTGCCTACCTGTCGCGCCGCACCGGCCAGGCGATCACGGCCGAAGGGACACCCGTCCAGCAGATTCTCGGCCTCTTCGATGGCCTGGAGAAATGGTTCGGCAACCAGCGCTTTCGCGGCTGCGCCTTCGTCAACGCAGTGGCCGAGCTGAGCGGGGAGCGGCAGCACCCCGCGGTGGCGGTGGCGTCGGGCCACAAGGCACGCCGGCTCGCGCAGGTGGTCGAGTTGCTGCGCGAGCTGGCGGTCGACGGACCCGAGCGGCTGGCCGAGCAGATCGTCGTGCTGTTCGAGGGCGCGGTGGCGGTGTCGATGGTGCGCGGCGGCGATCCGCAGGTGGCCGTCTCGGCGCGCGAGGCCGCCACGGTGCTGCTGCGCAATGCCGGCGTCGCGGTCGATCGCGAGCCCGATCGTGATGGGCGAGACTTGGCACGATGA
- a CDS encoding MFS transporter, which yields MTHLRALGPALPILIGASLMLSLSMGLRQSLGIFMPPLTKDVGISVSDFTLAVAVQNLAWGFLQPWAGAVAVRLGYKRLMLAGSLLYIVGLVLLATAQGFVSVLLGAGVAIGASMALTGPAFAMAVASRAVSAAVRSSVLGIVSAAGSLGALMAAPLGQALAQASGWRVGLYGFIVLSLVILPAAWYAGKADAMPVPPSPGGDEKSAGDMVKGALRHPPFVVMTAAYFVCGMQLIFLTTHLPSYLALCGMDPMLSAQALGVIGGFNVLGSLFFGWAGGRWNKLLLLGGIYVLRSIGIAWYFMTAPTPGSTLLFAAIMGFLWLGVGPLVAGSISETFGVRWQAMLGGVAFMSHQIGSFVGAYGGGLIYDALGSYTLAWQIGVGIGLVAGLVQCAFALARPPRPPEPRTPLPVPA from the coding sequence ATGACCCACCTTCGCGCGCTGGGGCCGGCGCTGCCGATCCTGATCGGCGCTTCGCTGATGTTGAGCCTCAGCATGGGCCTGCGGCAGAGCCTGGGCATCTTCATGCCGCCGCTCACGAAAGACGTGGGCATCTCGGTCTCCGATTTCACGCTTGCGGTGGCCGTGCAGAACCTCGCCTGGGGCTTCCTGCAACCCTGGGCCGGCGCGGTGGCTGTGCGGCTCGGCTACAAGCGGCTGATGCTCGCGGGTTCGCTGCTCTACATCGTGGGGCTGGTGCTGCTGGCCACGGCGCAGGGCTTCGTTAGCGTGCTGCTCGGCGCGGGCGTGGCGATCGGCGCCTCGATGGCGCTCACCGGGCCGGCGTTTGCGATGGCGGTGGCCTCGCGTGCGGTGTCGGCGGCGGTGCGCAGCTCGGTGCTGGGCATCGTCTCGGCGGCCGGTTCGCTGGGCGCGCTGATGGCCGCGCCGCTCGGGCAGGCGCTGGCGCAGGCCTCGGGATGGCGCGTGGGGCTCTATGGCTTCATCGTGCTCTCGCTCGTCATCCTGCCGGCGGCCTGGTATGCCGGCAAGGCCGATGCCATGCCGGTGCCGCCCTCGCCGGGCGGTGACGAGAAGAGCGCAGGCGACATGGTGAAGGGCGCGCTGCGCCATCCGCCTTTCGTCGTGATGACGGCGGCGTATTTCGTCTGCGGCATGCAGCTCATCTTCCTCACCACGCACCTGCCGTCGTATCTCGCGCTCTGCGGCATGGACCCGATGCTCTCGGCGCAGGCACTCGGCGTGATCGGTGGCTTCAACGTGCTGGGCAGCCTCTTCTTCGGCTGGGCCGGCGGGCGCTGGAACAAGCTCCTGCTGCTGGGCGGCATCTACGTGCTGCGCTCAATCGGCATCGCGTGGTACTTCATGACCGCGCCCACGCCGGGCAGCACGCTGCTCTTCGCCGCGATCATGGGGTTCCTGTGGCTGGGCGTCGGGCCGCTCGTGGCCGGCTCGATCAGCGAGACCTTCGGCGTGCGCTGGCAGGCCATGCTGGGCGGCGTGGCCTTCATGAGCCACCAGATCGGCAGCTTCGTCGGCGCCTATGGTGGCGGGTTGATCTACGACGCGCTCGGCTCGTACACGCTGGCCTGGCAGATCGGCGTGGGCATCGGCCTCGTGGCAGGTCTCGTGCAGTGCGCGTTCGCCCTGGCGCGCCCACCGCGGCCGCCTGAGCCGCGCACGCCCTTGCCGGTGCCCGCATGA